A part of Andrena cerasifolii isolate SP2316 chromosome 10, iyAndCera1_principal, whole genome shotgun sequence genomic DNA contains:
- the LOC143374225 gene encoding venom metalloprotease inhibitor-like → MFRIMFALFVALAVFSSATFATELVCDRPNEEYACGSACQTTCATLGQTCPIVNIRCNDACYCIKGYARDCRGVCIPEERCPGKRCYSYGKKKSDMGGLDWY, encoded by the exons ATGTTCAGAATTATGTTCGCGTTGTTCGTCGCCCTGGCGGTATTCTCCTCGG CGACGTTCGCCACCGAGCTTGTCTGCGACAGGCCAAACGAGGAATACGCCTGTGGATCCGCGTGTCAGACCACTTGTGCGACTCTGGGCCAAACGTGCCCCATCGTTAACATT AGATGCAACGACGCCTGCTACTGCATAAAAGGCTACGCCAGGGATTGTAGAGGAGTCTGCATCCCCGAGGAACGGTGTCCTGGCAAAAGATGTTACTCATATGGGAAGAAGAAGAGTGATATGGGCGGGTTAGATTGGTATTAG
- the LOC143374229 gene encoding chymotrypsin inhibitor-like codes for MSRIVFVLLAVLAVFSASSSGQQCGLNEEFKSCGSACEPSCATPKIDICTFQCVIGCGCINGYLRNSQGVCVSPGDC; via the exons ATGTCTCGAATCGTCTTCGTTCTACTCGCAGTTCTGGCAGTGTTCTCTGCTA GTTCGTCTGGTCAGCAATGTGGGTTAAACGAGGAGTTCAAGTCCTGTGGATCAGCGTGTGAACCCAGCTGTGCCACGCCGAAGATCGACATCTGCACTTTC CAATGCGTGATTGGCTGTGGGTGCATAAATGGATACTTGAGGAACAGCCAGGGAGTTTGCGTCAGCCCTGGAGATTGTTAA
- the LOC143374230 gene encoding venom metalloprotease inhibitor-like, translating into MFRIMFGLFFALAVFSSSTFAAKLDCGGPHEEYSCGSACQTTCENMGQPCLVVNIKCNDAQWDGSTFR; encoded by the exons ATGTTCAGAATTATGTTCGGGTTGTTCTTCGCCCTGGCGGTATTCTCCTCCT CGACGTTCGCTGCCAAGCTTGACTGCGGCGGGCCACACGAGGAATACTCCTGTGGATCCGCGTGTCAGACCACTTGTGAGAACATGGGCCAACCGTGCCTCGTCGTTAACATT AAATgcaacgacgcacagtgggacggatcgacgtttaggtag
- the LOC143374226 gene encoding chymotrypsin inhibitor-like, with the protein MSRAVVLFLVVVAVAYASAYPQDPQGPEDCGPNEVFNACGSMCVSTCEKAAPPICTMACKIGCECKSGFVRNKDNKCVLTRDC; encoded by the exons ATGTCCCGCGCCGTGGTTCTGTTCTTAGTCGTCGTGGCTGTCGCTTACGCCA GTGCGTATCCACAGGACCCTCAGGGCCCTGAAGACTGTGGCCCTAACGAAGTATTCAACGCTTGTGGATCGATGTGTGTCAGCACCTGTGAGAAAGCAGCTCCACCCATCTGTACAATG GCGTGCAAGATTGGATGCGAATGTAAATCTGGATTCGTGAGGAACAAGGACAACAAGTGTGTCCTCACTCGCGACTGCTAA
- the LOC143374228 gene encoding chymotrypsin inhibitor-like has product MSRIVFVLLAVLAVFSASSSGQQCGLNEEFKSCGSACEPSCATPKIDICTFECKIGCQCKDGYVRNGDGTCIRKEDC; this is encoded by the exons ATGTCTCGAATCGTCTTCGTTCTACTCGCAGTTCTGGCGGTGTTCTCTGCTA GTTCGTCTGGTCAGCAATGTGGGTTAAACGAGGAGTTCAAGTCCTGTGGATCAGCGTGTGAACCCAGCTGTGCCACGCCGAAGATCGACATCTGCACTTTC GAATGCAAGATTGGCTGTCAGTGCAAGGATGGATATGTGAGGAACGGCGATGGAACTTGCATCCGCAAAGAAGATTGTTAA